The genomic interval CGACCCGCGGCCCGTCGGGAGCCTGGGCGAGCTTGCGGGTCGCCTGCAGCCCGTCGACCTTCGGCATCCGGATGTCCATCAGGACGACGTCAGGGTGCAGCCGAGCGGCCTTCGAGACCGCCTGCATGCCGTCCTCCGCTTCCCCGACGACCTCGATGTCCGGCTGGGCCTCCAGGATCAGACGCAGCCCGCTGCGGACGAGCTCCTGGTCGTCGGCGATGAGCACGCGGATCACGCCGGGACCTCCGCGTGGGGTCTCGGCAGGGGCAGGCGGATCGCGATCGTCCGGTCCGGATCGGTGCTCAGTTCCAGTTCCCCGGCGAACACGGCGGTCCGCTCGCGCATCGCGGCGATCGCCGACGGGTCGCCGTCGCCATCGTGGCTGACCGACAGGACGAGGTCGGAGGCCGCCAGCGTCACAGCGACCCGGCACCGCGTCGCGCCGTCGCCGGCACGCGTGTCGTCCACCGCCCACTCGACCAGCCTGTAGGCGGCCACCTGCAACCCAGCCGGGAGCTCCGCCACGCGCGGGTCGACGTGCACGTTGACGTCCACACCGACCGGTCCGGCGGTCAGACGGCCGATCGCGGTCGAGGACACGTCGGGGGGCACGGAATCCTCTGACATGTCGTGTCGCAGCAGTCCGAGCATGCGCCGCAGCTCCGCCGTCGCGTCCCGCGCCGCGGACTCGACGTTCAGGAGCGACGGCACCGCCGCACCGGGATCGGTGCCGACCAGGAGCGAGCGCGCGGCCGCCAGCTGGACCTGCATCGAGCTGACGGTCTGCGTGATGACGTCGTTCAGCTCACGCGCGATCCGTTGCCGCTCCGCGGTCACGATCTCGGCCCGCTCGGCCTCAAGGCGACGTTCCCCAGCGGCCGCCTCGCCCACAGCGACTCGGAGGCGACCACGGCCGAGCGCGACCAGCCAGCCGATGCCCATCGCGAGCCAGGCGAACAACGTCGGGAACAGCAGGTCCGTCACCGGATCGTTGCCCATCGTCAGGGCGAGGGGTACCAGACCGATCAGCCAGATCACGGCGCCGAGCAGGAGCCTCCCCCAAGAACGAGTTCGCCACCCGAACATGCCCGCGGCGGCCCACACGACGAGGACGGTCGACGCCGAGCCGTTCGGGAACGTGCCCGTGAGCACGGCCTGCATCCCCAGTACCAAGGGCACGACGAGGAGCGCACGCGGGTGCAGGTCCCGGAGGAGCATCGCGACGCACCAGGCGACGATGACTCCGAGGGCAAGCGGCCAGGTGACGTCGGGATCCCTGGCCGCGTCCACCGCCGCCCACGCGGTCACCGCCAGGACGCCAGCATCTGTCAGGTACTTGAGCCGTGCTCCGCGCCGGTTCATCCGTCGCCGATCGGCAGGTGGGCCCGGACGCACCAGGTGTCGTCCTCGTAGCCGGCCGACAGGGTCCCGCCGTACAGGGCGGCCCGTTCACGCATCCCCACGAGTCCGTGCCCGCCGGTCGGGTCGGCCAAGGTCGATCCGGAGGCCGCGTTGCGGATCTCCACGTCGAGCGATGTCGGTCCCTCGACGAGGCGTACGTCGACCCGGGTCCGACCAGCGTGCTTGAGGACGTTCGTCAGGGACTCCTGGACCAGACGGTAGGCGACCAGCTCGATGCCCAGCGGGATGGCCCGGGCGTCCCCGACGACCGAGAGGCGCACGTCCAGCCCGAGCTCCCGCGTGCGCAGCACGAGCTGCTCGACGTCGGACAACCTCGGCTGCGGACCGTTCCGCTCGTCGGCATCGTCGAGCAGGACGGACGTCAGCCGCCGCAGGTCCGCGATGGCCTCGCCCGCCGCATCGGTGGCGGCGTCGACCGCCCCGATGGCGACCGCGGGATCCGCCGCCAGCGCCAGCCTGGCGGCCCCCGCCTGGAGGCTGATCACGTTGATGCCGTGGGCGATCACGTCATGCAGCTCACGGGCGATCCTCGCACGCTCGTGCGAGACCGCATCGAGCACGACCCGACCGCGTGATTCCTGGAGGTCACGTGCGTGCTGCCCGTAGCGCCTCGCGTCCGTCCGGTCCCGCACGAGCGTCCGTGCCACCAGGAACGCGGCGACCGCCCCGGCCGGGACGAACACGAGGTCCTCAGGGTAGGCGGAGGCGTACACCACGCCAGCGACGGCGACCAGCACCGCCCCGATCCCAGCCGGGGACCAGCCGTCCGCGCTCCGTGCTCCGAGGACCCCCGACGCGACGAGCAGGAGCGGGAACGGGATGTGAGATCGCTGGACGGTGACGGGATCGAGCACCGCCCACGCACCAACCACCACCAGCACTGCGACCGCCGCCACCGCGGCGAGGCGAGACTTGCGCACGTCCGCCTCCCTTCACGAGCCCGCAGTGTGCCGCAAAGGGGGGGTCGGGGCACCGGATCCAGAGGATCCGACCTCTCCCTGCCTCGCGCCCGCCGCAGCTCGACGGACGCCTCCCCAAGTGCCCCTCAGGCCGGCTGCACGCCGACCGGGACCGCCTCGTCGACCACCTGGACGCGACGCACGCCGGCGATCCAGCTCGCATCGTCCAGCTTCAGGATCACCATCCCGAACCACCCGTACGCAAGTGCCAGCACGCCGGTGGCGACCTGGCCCACCGGGCGGATCGGCGCTCCCAGGAAGAACGCCAACTGCGCTGCGATCACCACGACAGCGAAGGCGCCCGGCACGAAACCGCTACGCCACAACGCGACGACCAAGAACAGGAATCCGAGCAGCCCGAGGGGTGCCTGGAGGATGAACGGCACCAGTCCGGGCATGACCTCGACCGCCCCGCTGATCTCAGCCGCACGCTGGACGCCAACCTCCCGAGCCAACGACAGGTCGACCATGTCGATGATCAGCATCCCCGTTATCGTCATCATCGCGGGAATCGCCAACAGGGCGCCGACGTGTGCGAGCACGACGCCACGACGACGGACGAGCCGCAACCAGGTGAGCATCATCACCACGGTGCACGTGAAGCCGACCCACAGCAGCGGCGCGGACAGCTGCACCAACTCCGGGTTGTCAACGAGGGAGGCGAGGTAGGCCTCCACACCATCACCGGTCGCCGGCGGGTCCGCCAGCATCCCTGCGAACGTGAACAATCCCGCCGCGATCGCAGCGAGACCGGCCACCGTGCGACGG from Actinomycetota bacterium carries:
- a CDS encoding sensor histidine kinase — its product is MRKSRLAAVAAVAVLVVVGAWAVLDPVTVQRSHIPFPLLLVASGVLGARSADGWSPAGIGAVLVAVAGVVYASAYPEDLVFVPAGAVAAFLVARTLVRDRTDARRYGQHARDLQESRGRVVLDAVSHERARIARELHDVIAHGINVISLQAGAARLALAADPAVAIGAVDAATDAAGEAIADLRRLTSVLLDDADERNGPQPRLSDVEQLVLRTRELGLDVRLSVVGDARAIPLGIELVAYRLVQESLTNVLKHAGRTRVDVRLVEGPTSLDVEIRNAASGSTLADPTGGHGLVGMRERAALYGGTLSAGYEDDTWCVRAHLPIGDG